A stretch of Planococcus citri chromosome 5, ihPlaCitr1.1, whole genome shotgun sequence DNA encodes these proteins:
- the LOC135847056 gene encoding protein spitz-like — protein MMFFILVFYAILSITEGCSSRSTPKPRPTGPTPRPNITFHTYVCPPMYASWYCLNGATCFTVKIGEHFLYNCECAEGFIGPRCEFKDLDSSYLLSRKQVLLETAGIAFGATLAVLFVVAVCVLLYYRYHRKQKQRLLLDTSWVDGYVRERPFSRR, from the coding sequence ATGATGTTCTTCATCCTAGTCTTTTATGCGATATTATCAATCACCGAAGGCTGTTCCAGTAGATCTACGCCAAAACCAAGACCCACGGGTCCAACGCCTAGGCCAAATATCACATTCCACACGTACGTATGCCCTCCGATGTACGCTTCGTGGTACTGCTTAAATGGAGCTACTTGTTTCACAGTTAAAATAGGAGAACATTTTTTATATAATTGTGAATGCGCCGAAGGGTTCATTGGACCTAGGTGCGAATTCAAAGACTTAGATAGTTCCTATCTGTTATCACGAAAGCAAGTATTGCTCGAAACGGCGGGTATAGCTTTTGGTGCAACTTTGGCTGTATTATTTGTGGTTGCTGTATGCGTGTTATTATACTATCGATATCAtcgtaaacaaaaacaaagattaCTTCTGGACACAAGCTGGGTAGACGGATATGTTAGAGAAAGACCATTTTCAAGACGTTAA